Proteins from a genomic interval of Sphingomonas sp. Y38-1Y:
- the modA gene encoding molybdate ABC transporter substrate-binding protein, whose translation MSGAAMARRLFVAALMLILTATPALAQRGPLVLAAASMQEAMEAAATAYARGGRAKPVLSFAASSALARQIAAGAPADLFVSADEPWMDDVERRGLIAAGTRANVAGNRLVLIAPATSRVRLALRPGVDLSRALGGGRMAMADPDAVPAGKYGRAALERLGAWRGVESRVARAENVRAALALVERGAAPLGIVYATDASASKGVRVVGVFPATSHPPIRYPVARLKRSRDPGAEAFRRFLVGRQGQAILRRFGFTAP comes from the coding sequence ATGAGCGGAGCGGCGATGGCGCGGCGGCTGTTCGTCGCCGCGCTGATGCTCATCCTGACGGCAACGCCCGCGCTCGCGCAGCGCGGGCCGCTCGTGCTGGCGGCGGCGAGCATGCAGGAAGCGATGGAGGCGGCAGCGACCGCCTACGCGCGCGGCGGGCGGGCAAAGCCGGTCCTGTCGTTCGCGGCATCGTCGGCGCTCGCGCGGCAGATCGCGGCAGGCGCGCCCGCCGACCTGTTCGTGTCAGCCGACGAGCCCTGGATGGACGATGTCGAACGCCGCGGGCTGATCGCGGCGGGCACGCGCGCCAATGTGGCGGGCAATCGGCTCGTCCTGATCGCGCCGGCGACCAGCCGGGTTCGGTTGGCGCTGCGGCCCGGCGTCGATCTGTCACGCGCGCTCGGCGGCGGGCGAATGGCGATGGCCGACCCCGATGCGGTGCCGGCGGGCAAATATGGCCGCGCGGCGCTGGAGCGGCTGGGTGCATGGCGGGGCGTCGAATCGCGTGTCGCTCGCGCGGAGAATGTGCGGGCGGCACTTGCACTGGTCGAACGCGGCGCGGCGCCGCTCGGCATCGTCTATGCGACCGATGCGAGCGCGTCCAAAGGCGTACGCGTCGTCGGCGTCTTTCCGGCGACCAGCCACCCGCCGATCCGATACCCCGTGGCGCGGTTGAAGCGGTCGCGCGATCCGGGGGCGGAGGCATTCCGCCGCTTCCTGGTCGGACGGCAGGGGCAGGCGATCCTCCGCCGCTTCGGGTTCACGGCGCCATAA
- a CDS encoding retropepsin-like aspartic protease gives MLARDAEARWIDFDLTPGNQVRFQMEVAGQRASAILDTGVSTSVASRLFATRAGLRTETSRGERADAIGGAVPLGWARVDRVAIGGLTQAKARFAVVDLSAVATGGTEPVDMLIGSDLLACCALDIDYAARRFRLLPSGRMPFTGARAPLTRLPRSGVFSTSALIGGRQVRPLIVDTGDGAALTLSRTGWTALRTKPRAITSAVAFGLGGAIETEMAVLPAVRFGTLGPVPVETRIEPSGGFSDQTGTAGRLGNGLFQRYRVLMDARAGHIVFAPTPGSAQAPLKSTSGLLVGYDSGRLSVLHVMRGSPAATAGWKVRDQICTVDGTAVPPPSGGSVDTGWSAGAPGRVVGFGMCDGTERRLTLKQFY, from the coding sequence GTGCTCGCGCGCGATGCAGAGGCGCGCTGGATCGACTTCGACCTGACACCCGGCAATCAGGTCCGGTTCCAGATGGAGGTGGCGGGCCAGCGCGCCAGCGCCATCCTCGACACCGGCGTCAGCACCAGCGTCGCCTCTCGCCTGTTCGCCACCCGCGCGGGCCTGCGCACCGAGACTTCGCGCGGCGAGCGCGCCGATGCGATCGGCGGGGCGGTCCCGCTCGGCTGGGCACGCGTCGACCGCGTCGCGATCGGCGGCCTCACTCAGGCGAAAGCGCGTTTCGCCGTCGTTGACCTCTCGGCGGTCGCCACTGGCGGGACCGAGCCCGTCGACATGCTGATCGGCAGCGATCTCCTCGCCTGCTGCGCGCTCGACATCGACTATGCCGCGCGCCGTTTCCGCCTGTTGCCGAGCGGGCGGATGCCGTTCACCGGCGCACGCGCGCCGCTCACCCGGCTGCCGCGCAGCGGCGTCTTCTCGACCAGCGCGCTGATCGGGGGGCGACAGGTGCGACCGCTGATCGTCGACACCGGCGACGGCGCCGCGCTCACCCTGTCCCGCACGGGATGGACCGCGCTTCGCACCAAGCCTCGCGCGATCACCAGCGCGGTCGCCTTTGGCCTGGGCGGCGCGATCGAGACCGAGATGGCGGTTCTCCCCGCCGTCCGGTTCGGCACGCTGGGCCCCGTTCCGGTCGAGACACGGATCGAGCCGAGCGGCGGGTTTTCGGACCAGACGGGCACCGCCGGCCGGCTCGGCAACGGACTGTTCCAGCGTTATCGCGTGCTGATGGACGCTCGCGCCGGTCACATCGTCTTCGCGCCCACCCCGGGCTCCGCGCAGGCGCCGCTCAAGTCGACCAGCGGACTGCTCGTCGGCTATGACAGCGGGCGGCTCAGCGTTCTCCACGTCATGCGCGGCAGCCCGGCGGCGACTGCGGGGTGGAAGGTGCGCGACCAGATCTGCACCGTCGACGGTACCGCGGTGCCGCCGCCATCGGGGGGTAGCGTCGACACCGGCTGGTCGGCCGGCGCCCCCGGGCGCGTTGTCGGTTTCGGCATGTGCGACGGCACCGAACGTCGGCTGACGCTCAAGCAATTCTACTGA
- a CDS encoding IclR family transcriptional regulator — translation MPDSPPAPATVKSAMRTLDILEYVVAHGRPLVAQEIAGALLIPVSSLSYLLTTLVERGYLARDGRRYSAGPRLERLHARAPAFSLAERAAPLVRALRVQLNETASFFVRRGWECEALVTESSDHALRYAVQTGRRVPLHGFAAGKALMASLEDEELERYFAETERVRFTPTTICSEAGLRAEIYAIRSTGFAHTREEHTPGIRGIARPATVDGETIGAFAFAIPIVRYDDATDVRAAALLQRITDLIAAS, via the coding sequence ATGCCCGACTCGCCCCCCGCCCCCGCCACCGTCAAGTCGGCAATGCGCACGCTCGACATCCTCGAATATGTCGTCGCCCATGGCCGGCCGCTGGTGGCGCAGGAGATTGCCGGGGCGCTGCTGATCCCTGTCTCCAGCCTTTCCTATCTCCTGACGACGCTGGTCGAGCGTGGCTATCTCGCGCGTGACGGCCGCCGCTACTCGGCCGGCCCCCGGCTCGAGCGGCTGCACGCCCGCGCCCCCGCCTTCTCGCTCGCCGAGCGCGCCGCGCCGCTGGTCCGCGCGCTTCGCGTCCAGCTCAACGAAACCGCGTCCTTCTTCGTCCGACGCGGCTGGGAGTGCGAGGCGCTGGTGACCGAGAGCAGCGACCACGCGCTCCGCTACGCCGTCCAGACCGGCCGCCGCGTCCCCCTCCACGGCTTTGCCGCCGGCAAGGCGCTGATGGCGTCGCTGGAGGACGAGGAACTCGAGCGCTATTTCGCCGAGACCGAGCGCGTCCGCTTCACTCCCACCACCATCTGCTCCGAAGCCGGCCTCCGCGCCGAGATCTACGCGATCCGCTCGACCGGGTTCGCGCACACGCGGGAGGAGCACACCCCCGGCATCCGCGGCATCGCCCGGCCCGCGACCGTCGACGGTGAGACGATCGGCGCGTTCGCCTTCGCAATCCCGATCGTCCGATACGACGACGCTACCGACGTGCGCGCGGCAGCGTTGCTCCAGCGCATCACAGATCTAATCGCGGCAAGCTGA
- a CDS encoding nuclear transport factor 2 family protein: MGLTDDERRAIELDCTRLVSLYAKLNDEARWLEVAALYAEDGVMARPTAPDAPIVGRDAILAAFTARPPRTTRHVCSNIVIDVENANHAAGSSVMLLFTGYGAPLVGNFDDRFVRTPEGWRFAERRGSLTFAPD; encoded by the coding sequence ATGGGGCTGACCGACGATGAACGCCGCGCGATCGAATTGGACTGTACGCGGCTGGTCAGCCTCTATGCCAAGCTGAACGATGAGGCGCGGTGGCTGGAAGTCGCCGCGCTCTATGCCGAGGATGGCGTGATGGCCCGGCCGACCGCGCCCGATGCGCCGATCGTCGGGCGCGACGCCATCCTCGCCGCCTTTACCGCACGCCCCCCGCGCACGACGCGGCATGTCTGCTCGAACATCGTCATCGACGTGGAGAACGCGAACCACGCCGCAGGGTCGAGCGTGATGCTGCTGTTCACGGGCTATGGCGCGCCGCTCGTCGGCAATTTCGACGACCGCTTCGTCCGCACGCCCGAGGGTTGGCGCTTTGCCGAGCGGCGCGGGTCGCTCACCTTCGCGCCCGACTGA